One stretch of Elephas maximus indicus isolate mEleMax1 chromosome 22, mEleMax1 primary haplotype, whole genome shotgun sequence DNA includes these proteins:
- the RTL10 gene encoding LOW QUALITY PROTEIN: protein Bop (The sequence of the model RefSeq protein was modified relative to this genomic sequence to represent the inferred CDS: inserted 5 bases in 4 codons; deleted 3 bases in 2 codons; substituted 5 bases at 5 genomic stop codons), whose product MPRGQRHEQGPRHPIWAAANYTNTHPWQLVDXASNGVAYTQLVDPWIEQPCCGDSVCLRTATEQKNVASSAPGWXAYREGLSCYMPAHAATPRMDFXWVLGSDPGTFDSFPXLLDCFLAQPGDDMSFHLEHYQDSLSXVCDALGCLTGWAWAVPYLSRDLLMPDDYELFCWDLEEAIQDPHSFAEYHAAVPXPLPPLASSQLPVAPHLPVVRQYXAWFLEALAFNIGASPGPVPATLTTTSVSGSNSTSRNAPPEXQLAKENRPEAHPALCDSAGGTDPIPVGPTSQLDEVAPRPAPVLPESAKPPAQNTDHPEGPAPRRXEEVSESREASLGSPQEAVEALEIPVEPLLSTVPKPAALDSEHGPGRCSTSPQDKMVYLAKEPHGPQLGQSDIAI is encoded by the exons ATGCCTCGTGGTCAGCGCCATGAGCAAGGCCCTCGTCATCCCATTTGGGCAGCAGCAAATTACACCAACACACACCCTTGGCAGCTGGTGGACTAGGCTTCTAATGGGGTCGCCTACACCCAACTTGTGGATCCTTGGATTGAGCAGCCCTGCTGCGGGGACTCCGTGTGCTTGCGCACAGCCACGGAGCAGAAGAATGTGGCGAGCAGTGCCCCTGGGTGGTGAGCCTACAGAGAGGGGCTTTCCTGCTACATGCCTGCCCATGCTGCAACCCCCAGGATGGACT ACTGGGTGCTGGGCTCTGACCCAGGCACCTTTGACAGCTTCCC GCTGCTGGACTGCTTTCTGGCCCAGCCAGGAGATGACATGTCCTTCCACTTGGAGCACTACCAGGATAGCCTCAGCTGAGTCTGTGATGCTCTTGGGTGCCTGACAGGCTGGGCCTGGGCC GTGCCCTACCTCAGCAGGGACCTGCTTATGCCTGACGATTATGAGCTCTTCTGCTGGGATCTTGAGGAGGCGATCCAAGACCCGCACAGTTTTGCAGAGTACCATGCTGCAGTGCCCTGACCCCTACCC CCCCTGGCCTCGAGCCAGCTGCCAGTGGCCCCGCATCTACCTGTGGTAAGGCAGT TAGCTTGGTTCTTGGAAGCGCTGGCTTTCAACATAGGTGCTTCTCCTGGGCCTGTCCCAGCCACTCTGACCACCACTTCTGTTTCCGGTTCTAACTCAACATCCAGAAATGCTCCACCTGAGTAGCAGCTGGCCAAGGAAAACAGGCCTGAGGCGCACCCTGCCTTGTGTGATTCTGCAGGTGGCACTGATCCCATTCCTGTGGGGCCCACCTCCCAGCTAGACGAGGTGGCCCCCAGGCCTGCCCCTGTACTTCCAGAATCTGCTAAGCCCCCTGCACAGAATACAGATCACCCGGAGGGTCCAGCACCCAGAA CAGAGGAGGTTTCTGAGAGCAGGGAGGCCTCCTTAGGTTCCCCACAAGAGGCAGTGGAGGCTCTGGAGATCCCAGTAGAGCCATTGTTATCTACTGTTCCCAAACCAGCAGCCCTGGACTCTGAACATGGCCCAGGCAGGTGCAGCACTAGCCCTCAAGATAAAATGGTCTACTTAGCCAAGGAGCCCCATGGTCCTCAGTTAGGACAGAGTGACATTGCCATATAA